acaacacatccgccccgctgatcctcaacacaggggcccctcaggggtgcgtgctcgaatccctcctgtactccctgttcactcttgactgcacggccaggcacgactccaacaccattaagtttgctgatgacaacctgatcaccgacaacacaGCATACCTCTCCCTATATGGCCCGGTACATCagcagggccaagcttcctgccatccaggacctctataccaggcggtgtcagaggaaggccctaaaaattgcctaagactccagccaccctagtcatagactgatctctctgcttccgcacggcaagcagtaccagagcgccaagtctaggtccaagaggcttctacccccaagccataagactcctgaacagctaatcaaacggCTACTTGCATTGCCGCTCTCTCTTCTTGCCCCCCTCTCTTCTATGCCGCTGTTActcttatctatgcatagtcactaactctacctacatattacctcaacattgttatttactgctgctttttaattatttgttattcttcactaacttttgggggaggggggggggtaatttcttaactgcattgttggttaagggtttgtaagtaagcatttcacctgttgtatttgacgcatgtgacaaatacaatttgatttgactctacacacacgtgcacatggaTTTTGGACTgtatatatgtggtagtggtggagtaggggccggagggcacacagtgtgtcgcgaaatctgtgaatgtattatgTTTTTaaaggctgactggctctcgttcaggcaaatgagaaataagtgcactcaggctatccagaaggccaaagtcaattactttaaggagcagttctctctctctgggtctaaccccaagaagttatAGAAAActgttaaagacctggagaattaaccctcctcacagctgcccatgtcccttaaagttgatgtggttgttactgacaagaagcacatggctgagctctttaatcaccacttcattaagtcaggattcctatttgactcagccatgccttcTTGCCCATCCAATATTTCCTCGTCtgccaccccttctaatgcgactgtccccgatgcttctccctctttttcccctgccctgctacaaagtttctccctgcagacagtcactgagtccgaggtgctagaGGAGCAACTGAAACttgaccccccaaaaaacatctaggttagatggtttagacccttctTTAAggctgctgcccctatcatcgccaagcctgtctctcctttctgggggggttcccattgcttggaaggcagccacgatTCATAAGCTGATCCTAAATGTTATAGGCCtttttctattttgccctgtttaacAAAAGTGTTgggaaaacttgtcaataatcaactgactggctttattttttatttacccccttttcgtggtatccaattgttagtagttacaatcttgtctcaaTCTAGTGAAAACGAAACCACTCCTCTGTTACCATTTTAtatttgggctcctgagtggcgcagtggtcaaaggcactgcatctcagtgcaagcaGCGtgactacagtccctggttcaaatcccctgATTCAGAATATACAATATTCATTGTCATGGCATGCTTGGTTCAATAGCTATTGACGAGTGAAAAACGAATATCCAACATAAAACAAATGATTGGgctgtcgcagttgtaaataacttgttctcaactagcctacctggttaaatacattacacacacacattgtttatTACTGACTATCACATACAGGATTTTAAGCTAGCTTGATGAGAAGGAAACAAGTTAACACTTTCCCCCAGTTGAACAGCTAGAAAACAATAATGTAGCTTTCCTAGATAGTTTACCAAGTTATGTGTAAGGGCTGGGTGTTATGTTAGCTCGACACGCCTGGGTCCAACCGGCAACAAACAATAGTTTCGTGACAAATACTTTTCGTTCCGGCTCACGATAATTACGATATCAGTACCACGGTTCCGTATCGATTGTGTTTATCATAGTCATGTCACTTACCTGAATCGCCTCCTCTCGACAGCTCTGCCATCTTGTACTAAGATTACTTTGATTCTGCTTCCGCCTGCAGTCATCTGACATAATTCCAGTTTGCAAGAGCACTATGTAGAAGGCCAATAATATTTACGAGTAGTCAATTTACAAAATACTTAAACTACAGCAAGTTTAATTagcaataaatacaaatattttgaCACATGGAATCCAACGTTCCGCTTCTGCTTTGCCCTTTCTTAAACGTCATATCCTGTCCTTTCTGACTTCTGTCCGTCGCGCGCATGCTTAGTTCTCTTTACGACTCGGCTGGCAAAGATGGCGGACGCACAAGTACGTTCAGCAAAACAGCGTGGTGAAATTAATGTGCTTTTTAGATAGAAAAATAAACATAATGCCATTGTAGCCTACAACAAATAACGTTTGTTAAGCGAAAAGCATGCGATTGAAGTAGACTGGGCCCTTAACGGTATTATCTACTTCGACTTTCACGTTCCAGGCCCTGTGCTGTGTGGTGAGCTTTGTCGGAGATCCAGTAGGAAGTTTTCTAACTAGGCCTTTACAGCATTGGGAGCATGCTTCATCTGTAGTTGATAATCGAAGTATATTGATTTATGGCAGAGTTGATAACTAAAACATGTCATTGCTAGATAAATGTATGCGCGAGGAGCTTAGCGTACTGCAAAAGCTATAGCAGTTAAGTTAGTTTAAACGCGAATTTGGCTAGCTAGCCAGATCACCCGTTAGTTGACTAAACTCAGCGGTCCTCTTTCTCAACTTGTATATTCCAAATGTTATAGACTTTTATGGctattgtttagctagctacctagttatTCAGAACTTTCATTATGGTCAGCTTCATAGATTGTAAGTCTTGCTAGTGCATCCTGTCTGATCTACTGCTTCTCTAGTAGCGTCTATTTCAAAATGCACATCGATTTACCTGCACATGATGTTTTTCTCACGATGGTCTTCCTAGCCTATGAGGTTCTGACGACACTGCCTAATGGCAACACTGATGCAGTGTAACTTGAAGAAGGGTCTTTTCAGCTCCATGATGGAGTGACGTGTTACTTTGCGTAGATCAGTTTTTGACCTGGTGTTATGTATTTTCCCCACAGACGGAGAGGGCTTATCAGAAGCAGCCAACCATCTTCCAGAACAAGAAGCGTGTTCTGGTTGGTGAAGGTGGCAAGGAGGCCAAGGAGAAGCTCCCACGCTACCACAAGAGTGTTGGGCTAGGCTTTAAAACTCCAAGAGAGGTAACTTACCCAACAACCTAAACTATCCTAAATCTACAGTTGTGCTCCTTATGGGCAGTATGGTTAATCTTTGAATAGAGCCTTGTATCTAGTGGTCAATTAGCTTGTATGGTTAACTGCTCTTTGCAAGCTGCAAATGATGTTTTTCTCACGATGGTCTTCCAAGCCTGAGGCTCTGACGACACTGCCTAATGGCAACACTGATGCAGTTATAGGAGGGCTTTTGGCatccatactgaacaaaaatatagctGTAacctgttggtcccatgtttcatgagtggaaataaaagatctcagagatgttccatatgcacaaaaagcttatttccataaaatgttgttcgcaaacttgtttacatccctgttagtgaggatttatcatttgccaagataatacatccacccgtggcatatcaagaagccgattaaatgacattattacacaggtgcaccttgtgctgtgcacAATTAAAGGCCACGCTAAAATAggatgttttgtcacacaatgccacagatgtctgaaattgagggagcttgcaattggcatgctgactgcaggaatgtccaccagagcttttgcgaGAAAatagaatgttaatttctctaccataaactgcctccaacgtcgttgtagagaatttggcaatacatcTAACCAgcctcaactgcagaccacgtgtaaccattgtctgagaccagccaccctgacAGCTGAAACGGGTATTTCTGTccaaagcccttttgtgggggaaactttctgggtctggctccccagtgggtgggtccttgcccacccatggctgtgcccctgcccattcatgtgaaatccaaagaCTGGGGCCTAATTTTTTTTCAATCGACTTATGTACTCAACCTCAGTAAAATCATTAATTGTTCAATGTtggatttatttttgtattatttaccTGGGTTTTGGAAGGATTTGCAGAGAACCTAACATATTTTGTTTCTACAGGCTATTGATGGCACTTACATTGACAAGAAATGCCCCTTCACTGGAAATGTCTCCATCCGTGGTCGTATCCTCTCCGGTTAGTCTTTACGTTCCttgctgtttattgtttttggtTTGGATGTAAAACAGTCAGCTTTTGTTTTCTCACTTTACTGCAAATGATGTTTTTCTCACGATGGTCTTCCAAGCCTTCTGGTTATGACGACAATGCCTTATGGCATTACTGATGCAACGACCCAAACCCCCTGCTCACCCTATTCAACGGTCTACTCCTATCCCTAGATCAGTGCTTAGATGTATTCTAAGATTGACCTCACATTGACCCGATTCTGCCTTTTCAGGCGTGGTGACCAAGATGAAGATGCAGAGGACCATCGTCATCAGACGTGACTACCTGCATTACATCCGCAAATACAACCGCTTTGAGAAGAGGCACAAGAACATGTCGGTCCATCTCTCACCTGCCTTCAGGTAAGAGGATCTCTGTCATACTGTTGAGCCTTTCCAACCTCTCTTCCTTGCATGTGTTCTTTCTGACCAGGCTGTATCCAATAATTGGCTCATTGTGCCTTTCCTACTGCAAGGGTAGAAGTTCTATTAAATCAGATTTGATGTTGGCTGCAAATGATGTTTTTCTCACGATGGTCTTCCAAGCCCATGTGGCTCTGACGACACTGCCTAATGGCAACACTGATGCAGTTTGGCCTACCTATCACATGAGATGGCACATTGGTTGATGTTGTCATACCTCCAAAAGCAGTGCCTCGGTCACTTCAGGATTATGCTCCAATAATTCCCTCCTTTTCTCTGCAGAG
This sequence is a window from Oncorhynchus mykiss isolate Arlee chromosome 13, USDA_OmykA_1.1, whole genome shotgun sequence. Protein-coding genes within it:
- the rs11 gene encoding 40S ribosomal protein S11 isoform X1; protein product: MTERAYQKQPTIFQNKKRVLVGEGGKEAKEKLPRYHKSVGLGFKTPREAIDGTYIDKKCPFTGNVSIRGRILSGVVTKMKMQRTIVIRRDYLHYIRKYNRFEKRHKNMSVHLSPAFRDVSVGDIVTVGECRPLSKTVRFNVLKVTKAAGAKKQFQKF
- the rs11 gene encoding 40S ribosomal protein S11 (The RefSeq protein has 1 substitution compared to this genomic sequence) yields the protein MADAQTERAYQKQPTIFQNKKRVLVGEGGKEAEEKLPRYHKSVGLGFKTPREAIDGTYIDKKCPFTGNVSIRGRILSGVVTKMKMQRTIVIRRDYLHYIRKYNRFEKRHKNMSVHLSPAFRDVSVGDIVTVGECRPLSKTVRFNVLKVTKAAGAKKQFQKF